One window of Medicago truncatula cultivar Jemalong A17 chromosome 2, MtrunA17r5.0-ANR, whole genome shotgun sequence genomic DNA carries:
- the LOC11446847 gene encoding senescence-specific cysteine protease SAG12 isoform X2 gives MKHLIGFCIILLWACAYPTMSRTLTESSVVEAHQQWMMKYERTYTNSSEMEKRKKIFKENLEYIENFNNVGNKSYKLGLNRYSDLTSEEFIASHTGFKVSDQLSDSKMRSVAIPFNLNDDVPTNFDWREKGVVTDVKNQRQCGCCWAFTAVAAVEGQIPGAAQINGYFKVPANDEQQLLRAVLQQPVSVAISTSYDFHHYMGGVYEGSCGPKLNHAVTIIGYGVSEAGKKYWLIKNSWGETWGEKGYMKVLRESSATGGQCSIAVHAAYPTI, from the exons atgaagcatCTTATAGGGTTTTGCATCATCCTTTTGTGGGCATGTGCATACCCAACCATGTCTAGAACACTGACCGAATCATCTGTTGTTGAAGCACACCAACAATGGATGATGAAATATGAACGCACATACACAAATAGTTCTGAGATGGAGAAACGcaaaaaaatattcaaggaGAATTTGGAATATATCGAGAATTTCAACAATGTTGGTAACAAGAGTTACAAACTTGGCCTAAATCGATATTCTGATTTAACCAGTGAAGAGTTTATTGCTTCACATACTGGATTCAAAGTTTCAGACCAACTTTCTGACTCCAAGATGAGATCAGTTGCAATACCCTTCAACCTGAATGATGATGTCCCAACAAATTTTGattggagagagaaaggagtTGTCACTGATGTCAAAAACCAAAGACAATGTG GATGTTGTTGGGCTTTTACAGCCGTGGCAGCCGTAGAAG GTCAAATACCAGGCGCAGCCCAAATAAATGGTTATTTTAAGGTACCTGCCAATGACGAACAACAACTACTACGAGCTGTGCTACAACAACCAGTATCAGTTGCCATCTCTACTAGTTATGATTTTCATCACTACATGGGAGGGGTTTATGAAGGAAGTTGTGGACCCAAGTTGAACCATGCAGTTACTATAATTGGTTATGGGGTAAGTGAAGCAGGGAAGAAGTATTGGTTGATTAAGAATTCTTGGGGTGAAACATGGGGTGAGAAAGGCTACATGAAGGTGCTAAGGGAAAGTAGTGCAACTGGAGGTCAATGTAGCATTGCTGTACATGCTGCTTATCCTACTATATAG
- the LOC11446847 gene encoding macrodontain-1 isoform X1 — translation MKHLIGFCIILLWACAYPTMSRTLTESSVVEAHQQWMMKYERTYTNSSEMEKRKKIFKENLEYIENFNNVGNKSYKLGLNRYSDLTSEEFIASHTGFKVSDQLSDSKMRSVAIPFNLNDDVPTNFDWREKGVVTDVKNQRQCGCCWAFTAVAAVEGIVKIKNGNLISLSEQQLVDCDRQSSGCGGGDFVLAFDSIIKSRGIVKEDDYPYKANDVQTCQLGQIPGAAQINGYFKVPANDEQQLLRAVLQQPVSVAISTSYDFHHYMGGVYEGSCGPKLNHAVTIIGYGVSEAGKKYWLIKNSWGETWGEKGYMKVLRESSATGGQCSIAVHAAYPTI, via the exons atgaagcatCTTATAGGGTTTTGCATCATCCTTTTGTGGGCATGTGCATACCCAACCATGTCTAGAACACTGACCGAATCATCTGTTGTTGAAGCACACCAACAATGGATGATGAAATATGAACGCACATACACAAATAGTTCTGAGATGGAGAAACGcaaaaaaatattcaaggaGAATTTGGAATATATCGAGAATTTCAACAATGTTGGTAACAAGAGTTACAAACTTGGCCTAAATCGATATTCTGATTTAACCAGTGAAGAGTTTATTGCTTCACATACTGGATTCAAAGTTTCAGACCAACTTTCTGACTCCAAGATGAGATCAGTTGCAATACCCTTCAACCTGAATGATGATGTCCCAACAAATTTTGattggagagagaaaggagtTGTCACTGATGTCAAAAACCAAAGACAATGTG GATGTTGTTGGGCTTTTACAGCCGTGGCAGCCGTAGAAGGTattgtgaaaataaaaaatggtaattTGATCTCATTGTCAGAGCAACAATTAGTTGATTGTGATAGGCAAAGCTCCGGGTGTGGTGGTGGCGATTTTGTTCTTGCCTTTGATTCAATAATAAAATCCAGAGGTATTGTTAAAGAAGATGATTATCCATACAAAGCTAATGATGTTCAAACGTGTCAATTAGGTCAAATACCAGGCGCAGCCCAAATAAATGGTTATTTTAAGGTACCTGCCAATGACGAACAACAACTACTACGAGCTGTGCTACAACAACCAGTATCAGTTGCCATCTCTACTAGTTATGATTTTCATCACTACATGGGAGGGGTTTATGAAGGAAGTTGTGGACCCAAGTTGAACCATGCAGTTACTATAATTGGTTATGGGGTAAGTGAAGCAGGGAAGAAGTATTGGTTGATTAAGAATTCTTGGGGTGAAACATGGGGTGAGAAAGGCTACATGAAGGTGCTAAGGGAAAGTAGTGCAACTGGAGGTCAATGTAGCATTGCTGTACATGCTGCTTATCCTACTATATAG
- the LOC11443837 gene encoding mexicain, protein MNCLDFLENGIWIVTSLLNVDLIGSCEWKQNILQSKQRSHLGLDRKIHRPQEHVENEAKYETNSAFEFKATQNDKISELEKRKRIFKNNLEYIENFNNAGNKSYKLGLNQYSDLTSDEFLASHTGLKVSKQLSSSKMRSAAVPFNLNDDVPTNFDWRQQGAVTDVKDQGSCGCCWAFSVVAAVEGAVKINTGELISLSEQQLVDCDERNSGCHGGNMDSAFKYIIQKGIVSEADYPYQEGSQTCQLNDQMKFEAQITNFIDVPANDEQQLLQAVAQQPVSVGIEVGDEFQHYMGDVYSGTCGQSMNHAVTAVGYGVSEDGTKYWLIKNSWGKGWGEEGYMKLLRESGEPGGQCGIAAHASYPII, encoded by the exons ATGAATTGCTTGGACTTTCTAGAGAATGGAATATGGATAGTTACTTCATTGTTGAATGTTGATCTCATTGGTTCATGTGAGTGGAAACAGAATATATTGCAAAGCAAACAAAGGTCCCACTTAGGTTTGGATCGAAAAATCCATAGACCTCAAGAACATGTTGAA AATGAAGCAAAATATGAGACAAACAGTGCATTTGAATTTAAAGCTacacaaaatgataaaatatctGAGTTAGAGAAACGGAAAAGgatattcaaaaataatttagaatacaTAGAGAATTTCAACAATGCTGGTAACAAGAGTTACAAGCTGGGCCTAAATCAATATTCTGATTTAACTAGTGATGAGTTTCTTGCTTCACATACTGGACTCAAAGTTTCTAAACAACTTTCTTCCTCTAAGATGAGATCAGCTGCAGTGCCCTTCAACTTGAATGATGATGTTCCAACAAATTTTGATTGGAGACAACAAGGAGCTGTTACTGATGTTAAAGACCAAGGCAGTTGTG GATGTTGTTGGGCATTTTCAGTCGTGGCTGCTGTAGAAGGTGCTGTGAAAATCAACACTGGCGAGTTGATCTCATTATCTGAGCAACAATTGGTTGACTGTGATGAACGGAACTCTGGGTGTCATGGAGGTAATATGGATAGTGCCTTCaaatatataatacaaaaaGGTATTGTTAGTGAAGCAGATTATCCATACCAAGAAGGTAGCCAGACATGTCAATTAAATGATCAAATGAAATTCGAAGctcaaataacaaattttatagACGTACCTGCCAATGACGAACAACAACTACTACAAGCTGTAGCACAACAACCAGTATCAGTTGGCATTGAAGTTGGTGATGAATTTCAACATTACATGGGAGATGTTTATTCAGGAACATGTGGACAATCAATGAACCATGCAGTTACTGCAGTTGGTTACGGTGTAAGTGAAGATGGAACTAAGTATTGGTTGATTAAGAATTCTTGGGGTAAAGGTTGGGGTGAAGAAGGCTACATGAAGTTGTTGAGGGAAAGTGGTGAACCAGGAGGTCAATGTGGCATTGCTGCACATGCTTCTTATCCcatcatataa
- the LOC11441294 gene encoding uncharacterized protein YNL011C isoform X1 has product MVDTFTLLGPTFSYTPLPLTITFPTSNRIFHSSSTMASIPIPSSPNRNHRRCYSNPNHSHPPHPQPALLVFSGGTAFNGVVEDLKNFTTRVAHVLPVSDDGGSTAEIVRVLGGPAVGDIRSRCLRLSDQSTAEALAVRNLLGHRLPLDSLQAKSEWYSIVEGDHVLWKGVSKPYRETIRAFLVYFQNQILLRSEGSFCFSNGSIGNFFFAGARIFFQSLDAAIFLFSRVSDIPPESLVLPVISTNDRLTLGCELWDGTIIRGQNEISHPTSGTMEPIKKESFSAPALPSKIKRVFYMSSEGKNLLHEVFPSANAAVLEQLHNVDCIVYGMGSLFTSICPSLVLLGIGEIISSRSCLKVLMLNGTHDRETNGFSASCFVTAITDALNRTYGEPCNRLQNLPSEYINTLLVPRNSKISADVDCLASQGIFDVVCLPNVFILQNRVSIISAVYSMIVVDSLLDPKVGIIYDPKSLIRALADLIERYIKSHVNSLIDTR; this is encoded by the exons ATGGTTGACACATTCACATTATTGGGCCCCACTTTCAGTTACACTCCTTTACCCCTCACAATCACATTTCCAACTTCCAACAGAATCTTCCATTCTTCTTCAACAATGGCTTCCATTCCAATTCCATCTTCTCCCAATCGCAATCACCGTCGCTGTTACTCTAACCCTAATCACTCTCACCCTCCTCATCCACAGCCTGCTCTACTCGTCTTCTCCGGTGGAACCGCCTTCAACGGCGTCGTTGAAGATCTTAAGAATTTCACCACACGTGTCGCTCATGTTCTTCCCGTTTCGGATGACGGTGGTAGCACCGCCGAAATCGTTCGCGTCCTCG GTGGTCCTGCTGTTGGAGACATACGTTCTAGGTGTTTGAGGTTGTCTGATCAAAGTACAGCGGAGGCTCTTGCGGTTCGAAATTTGCTTGGTCATCGTTTACCACTTGATTCTTTGCAAGCTAAATCAGAATG GTACTCTATTGTGGAAGGTGATCACGTTTTATGGAAAGGTGTGTCAAAACCCTACAGGGAGACTATTCGAGCTTTTCTGGTTTATTTCCAGAATCAG ATTCTCCTCCGTTCTGAAGGATCATTTTGTTTCAGCAATGGCAG CATTGGAAATTTCTTTTTTGCAGGAGCACGTATATTTTTTCAGTCCTTGGATGCagcaatatttttgttttcaagagTTTCTGATATTCCCCCTGAAAGCCTTGTTCTCCCTGTGATTTCAACCAATGACAGACTTACATTAGGGTGTGAATTATGG GATGGAACTATTATACGGGGACAGAATGAAATTTCTCATCCAACCAGTGGAACAATGGAACCTATTAAGAAG GAAAGTTTTTCGGCTCCAgctcttccttcaaaaataaaacggGTGTTCTACATGTCAAGCGAGGGAAAGAATTTGCTCCATGAG GTCTTTCCCTCGGCTAATGCGGCTGTATTAGAACAACTACATAATGTAGATTGCATTGTGTATGGCATGGGCTCCCTTTTTACTTCAATCTGCCCCTCATTG GTATTGCTGGGGATTGGGGAGATTATTTCTTCACGGTCCTGCCTCAAG GTACTTATGTTAAATGGCACACATGACCGGGAGACTAATGGATTTTCAGCTTCTTGTTTTGTAACTGCTATTACGGATGCTCTAAATCGAACATATGGAGAACCTTGCAACCGTTTACAGAATCTT CCTAGTGAATATATCAATACTCTTCTGGTGCCAAGAAATAGTAAAATTTCTGCTGATGTTGACTGTTTGGCTTCCCAAGGAATATTTGATGTGGTATGTCTCCCAAATGTGTTCATCCTGCAAAATAGAGTCAGTATAATCTCTGCTGTTTACAGCATG ATAGTTGTTGACTCCCTACTTGATCCTAAAGTGGGTATAATATATGATCCAAAGTCACTGATTAGAGCTCTTGCTGACCTAATAGAGAGATACATAAAGTCGCATGTTAATAGCTTAATTGATACCAGATGA
- the LOC11441294 gene encoding uncharacterized protein YNL011C isoform X2, protein MVDTFTLLGPTFSYTPLPLTITFPTSNRIFHSSSTMASIPIPSSPNRNHRRCYSNPNHSHPPHPQPALLVFSGGTAFNGVVEDLKNFTTRVAHVLPVSDDGGSTAEIVRVLGGPAVGDIRSRCLRLSDQSTAEALAVRNLLGHRLPLDSLQAKSEWYSIVEGDHVLWKGVSKPYRETIRAFLVYFQNQILLRSEGSFCFSNGSIGNFFFAGARIFFQSLDAAIFLFSRVSDIPPESLVLPVISTNDRLTLGCELWDGTIIRGQNEISHPTSGTMEPIKKESFSAPALPSKIKRVFYMSSEGKNLLHEVFPSANAAVLEQLHNVDCIVYGMGSLFTSICPSLVLLGIGEIISSRSCLKVLMLNGTHDRETNGFSASCFVTAITDALNRTYGEPCNRLQNLPSEYINTLLVPRNSKISADVDCLASQGIFDVIVVDSLLDPKVGIIYDPKSLIRALADLIERYIKSHVNSLIDTR, encoded by the exons ATGGTTGACACATTCACATTATTGGGCCCCACTTTCAGTTACACTCCTTTACCCCTCACAATCACATTTCCAACTTCCAACAGAATCTTCCATTCTTCTTCAACAATGGCTTCCATTCCAATTCCATCTTCTCCCAATCGCAATCACCGTCGCTGTTACTCTAACCCTAATCACTCTCACCCTCCTCATCCACAGCCTGCTCTACTCGTCTTCTCCGGTGGAACCGCCTTCAACGGCGTCGTTGAAGATCTTAAGAATTTCACCACACGTGTCGCTCATGTTCTTCCCGTTTCGGATGACGGTGGTAGCACCGCCGAAATCGTTCGCGTCCTCG GTGGTCCTGCTGTTGGAGACATACGTTCTAGGTGTTTGAGGTTGTCTGATCAAAGTACAGCGGAGGCTCTTGCGGTTCGAAATTTGCTTGGTCATCGTTTACCACTTGATTCTTTGCAAGCTAAATCAGAATG GTACTCTATTGTGGAAGGTGATCACGTTTTATGGAAAGGTGTGTCAAAACCCTACAGGGAGACTATTCGAGCTTTTCTGGTTTATTTCCAGAATCAG ATTCTCCTCCGTTCTGAAGGATCATTTTGTTTCAGCAATGGCAG CATTGGAAATTTCTTTTTTGCAGGAGCACGTATATTTTTTCAGTCCTTGGATGCagcaatatttttgttttcaagagTTTCTGATATTCCCCCTGAAAGCCTTGTTCTCCCTGTGATTTCAACCAATGACAGACTTACATTAGGGTGTGAATTATGG GATGGAACTATTATACGGGGACAGAATGAAATTTCTCATCCAACCAGTGGAACAATGGAACCTATTAAGAAG GAAAGTTTTTCGGCTCCAgctcttccttcaaaaataaaacggGTGTTCTACATGTCAAGCGAGGGAAAGAATTTGCTCCATGAG GTCTTTCCCTCGGCTAATGCGGCTGTATTAGAACAACTACATAATGTAGATTGCATTGTGTATGGCATGGGCTCCCTTTTTACTTCAATCTGCCCCTCATTG GTATTGCTGGGGATTGGGGAGATTATTTCTTCACGGTCCTGCCTCAAG GTACTTATGTTAAATGGCACACATGACCGGGAGACTAATGGATTTTCAGCTTCTTGTTTTGTAACTGCTATTACGGATGCTCTAAATCGAACATATGGAGAACCTTGCAACCGTTTACAGAATCTT CCTAGTGAATATATCAATACTCTTCTGGTGCCAAGAAATAGTAAAATTTCTGCTGATGTTGACTGTTTGGCTTCCCAAGGAATATTTGATGTG ATAGTTGTTGACTCCCTACTTGATCCTAAAGTGGGTATAATATATGATCCAAAGTCACTGATTAGAGCTCTTGCTGACCTAATAGAGAGATACATAAAGTCGCATGTTAATAGCTTAATTGATACCAGATGA